A single genomic interval of Microbacterium oleivorans harbors:
- the fmt gene encoding methionyl-tRNA formyltransferase, which translates to MRIVFAGTPEPALPSLRRLAASGHHVVGVVTRRDAPLGRKRVLTPSPVAALADELGLPVLKTDRLGDDATAAIASWRPDLGVIVAYGGLVREPLLSHPAHGWINLHFSLLPAWRGAAPVQRALIAGDRVTGVSVFQLVPALDAGDVFAEARYDVPRGATAGEVLRDLAEVGADTLAGVVDAIAAGTAHAQPQRGEASLAPKLALADGLLDFDLDADDVLDRFRGTTPEPGAHTTIDGQRLKILAAMRGPDASVPPRTIRLVGKDVLVGTRAGTVLLRSVQPAGRGAMPAADWWRGQRVESIEVGS; encoded by the coding sequence ATGCGCATCGTGTTCGCCGGGACCCCCGAACCCGCACTTCCGTCGCTGCGACGTCTCGCAGCATCGGGCCACCACGTCGTGGGCGTCGTCACCCGGCGTGACGCGCCGCTCGGGCGCAAGCGCGTCCTCACACCGTCGCCGGTCGCCGCACTGGCCGACGAGCTCGGTCTCCCGGTGCTCAAGACCGACCGGCTGGGTGACGACGCGACCGCTGCGATCGCCTCCTGGCGGCCCGACCTCGGCGTCATCGTCGCCTATGGCGGTCTCGTCCGCGAGCCGCTCCTGTCGCATCCCGCCCACGGGTGGATCAACCTGCACTTCTCGCTGCTGCCGGCCTGGCGGGGTGCGGCGCCGGTGCAGCGCGCTCTCATCGCGGGCGATCGCGTGACCGGGGTGAGCGTCTTCCAGCTCGTGCCGGCGCTGGACGCCGGCGACGTGTTCGCCGAGGCCCGGTACGACGTTCCTCGCGGCGCGACGGCGGGGGAGGTGCTCCGCGACCTCGCCGAAGTGGGAGCGGACACCCTCGCCGGCGTCGTCGACGCGATCGCCGCGGGCACCGCGCACGCGCAGCCGCAGCGCGGCGAGGCGTCACTCGCCCCCAAACTCGCCCTCGCCGACGGTCTCCTCGACTTCGACCTGGACGCCGATGACGTGCTCGACCGGTTCCGCGGCACCACCCCCGAGCCTGGCGCGCACACGACGATCGACGGGCAGCGCCTGAAGATCCTCGCCGCGATGCGCGGGCCCGATGCGTCGGTGCCGCCGCGGACCATCCGCCTCGTCGGCAAGGACGTGCTCGTCGGCACGCGCGCGGGCACGGTGCTGCTGCGCAGCGTGCAACCGGCCGGCCGCGGCGCGATGCCGGCCGCCGACTGGTGGCGCGGGCAGCGCGTCGAGAGCATCGAGGTGGGCTCGTGA
- the trpA gene encoding tryptophan synthase subunit alpha, producing the protein MSSRVAAAIDAAHADGRGAFVGYLPLGFPDLQTSIDAAVALAEAGADVLELGPPYSDPVMDGTVIQEATQTALAAGFRLRDTFTAVREIASRVDVPVLVMTYWNPVMQYGADRFADDLAAAGGAGLITPDITPDAAPDWIAASERTGLDRVFLAAPTSTDERLRMIVGASTGFVYTVSTMGITGERAELDAAARTLVSRLRELGAAHACVGIGISTPDQVAGVVDYADGAIVGTALVRALRDGGVPALSETARALAAGTSRNGV; encoded by the coding sequence GTGAGCTCGCGGGTCGCCGCGGCGATCGACGCCGCCCACGCCGACGGGCGCGGCGCCTTCGTCGGCTACCTGCCGCTCGGATTCCCCGATCTGCAGACGAGCATCGACGCCGCTGTCGCGCTGGCCGAGGCCGGCGCCGATGTGCTCGAGCTCGGACCGCCTTACTCGGATCCCGTCATGGACGGCACCGTCATCCAGGAGGCCACGCAGACGGCCCTCGCTGCCGGATTCCGACTGCGCGACACCTTCACCGCGGTCCGCGAGATCGCATCCCGCGTCGATGTGCCCGTCCTCGTCATGACCTACTGGAACCCGGTGATGCAGTACGGCGCCGACCGGTTCGCCGACGACCTCGCCGCGGCCGGCGGCGCCGGGCTGATCACTCCGGACATCACGCCGGACGCCGCGCCCGACTGGATCGCCGCGTCGGAGCGCACCGGACTCGACCGGGTGTTCCTCGCCGCCCCGACCTCGACCGACGAGCGACTTCGGATGATCGTCGGCGCGTCGACGGGATTCGTCTACACCGTCTCGACGATGGGCATCACGGGGGAGCGGGCCGAGCTGGACGCCGCCGCGCGCACCCTGGTGTCCCGTCTGCGCGAGCTCGGTGCCGCTCACGCGTGCGTGGGCATCGGCATCTCCACACCCGATCAGGTCGCCGGTGTCGTCGACTACGCCGACGGCGCCATCGTCGGTACCGCGCTCGTCCGCGCGCTGCGCGACGGCGGTGTGCCGGCACTGTCGGAGACCGCCCGAGCTCTCGCTGCGGGCACGTCGCGCAACGGCGTCTAG
- the trpC gene encoding indole-3-glycerol phosphate synthase TrpC → MLAGLTAGAVEDAALRAAERPLDVVEREALAQSPARDALAALRPAERVKIIAEVKRASPSRGDLAAIPDPALQASRYEEGGASVISVLTEGRKFKGSLADLEAVKGAVSVPVLRKDFIANPYQVLEARASGADLVLLIVAALEQGLLAELHELVLELGMTPLVETHSLDEVHRAADIGARLIGVNARNLSTFELDRDLFGRLVEHLPADAVKVAESAVLTPADVAHYRAAGADAVLIGEALVTNDPVTTLNAFLEAGA, encoded by the coding sequence GTGCTGGCCGGTCTCACGGCCGGCGCTGTCGAGGACGCGGCGCTCCGAGCGGCGGAGCGGCCGCTCGATGTCGTCGAACGCGAAGCGCTCGCCCAGAGCCCCGCTCGTGACGCCCTCGCGGCGCTGCGTCCCGCCGAGCGGGTCAAGATCATCGCCGAGGTGAAGCGTGCCAGCCCGTCGCGCGGAGATCTCGCGGCGATTCCCGACCCCGCACTGCAGGCGTCGCGGTACGAAGAAGGCGGCGCGTCGGTCATCTCCGTGCTGACCGAGGGGCGCAAGTTCAAGGGCAGCCTCGCCGACCTCGAGGCGGTCAAGGGCGCCGTGTCGGTGCCGGTGCTGCGCAAGGACTTCATCGCCAACCCGTACCAGGTGCTCGAGGCGCGCGCCTCGGGCGCAGACCTCGTCCTGCTCATCGTCGCCGCATTGGAGCAGGGCCTGCTCGCCGAACTCCACGAGCTCGTCCTCGAGCTGGGGATGACTCCGCTCGTCGAGACGCACTCGCTGGACGAGGTGCACCGCGCCGCCGACATCGGGGCACGTCTGATCGGCGTGAACGCCCGAAATCTCTCCACGTTCGAGCTCGACCGCGATCTCTTCGGCCGCCTGGTCGAGCACCTGCCCGCGGATGCGGTGAAGGTCGCAGAATCGGCCGTGCTGACTCCCGCCGACGTCGCCCACTATCGGGCCGCCGGCGCCGATGCCGTGCTCATCGGCGAGGCGCTGGTGACCAACGATCCCGTGACGACCCTCAATGCATTCCTGGAGGCGGGCGCGTGA
- the rpe gene encoding ribulose-phosphate 3-epimerase — protein sequence MSDAVRINPSILAADFVNMQTELGRIRSADFVHVDVMDNHFVPNLTFGPQMVERIQATSPVPLDVHLMISDVDRWGPGYAELGAASVTFHLEAAADPVALARRLRSIGARAGVAVKPGTPVEGLFEVLDEFDQILVMTVEPGFGGQSFLADQMPKLRLLSDEARRRGSSVWLQVDGGVSESTIAQAAAAGADTFVAGSAVFGASDPDAAIASLRGIAAVAHRH from the coding sequence ATGAGCGACGCCGTCCGCATCAACCCGAGCATCCTGGCCGCCGATTTCGTCAACATGCAGACGGAGCTCGGTCGCATCCGCTCGGCGGACTTCGTGCACGTCGACGTCATGGACAACCACTTCGTGCCCAACCTCACCTTCGGGCCGCAGATGGTCGAGCGCATCCAGGCGACGAGCCCGGTGCCGCTGGATGTACATCTGATGATCTCCGACGTCGACCGATGGGGGCCCGGATACGCCGAGCTCGGCGCGGCGAGCGTGACCTTCCACCTCGAGGCGGCAGCCGACCCCGTCGCCCTCGCTCGCCGGCTGCGGTCCATCGGCGCGCGTGCGGGGGTCGCGGTGAAACCCGGTACCCCGGTGGAGGGACTGTTCGAGGTGCTCGACGAGTTCGACCAGATCCTGGTGATGACCGTCGAGCCCGGTTTCGGTGGGCAGAGCTTCCTGGCCGACCAGATGCCGAAGCTGCGGCTGCTGTCCGACGAGGCGCGCCGTCGCGGCTCGTCGGTGTGGTTGCAGGTCGACGGCGGCGTCTCGGAATCGACGATCGCGCAGGCCGCCGCGGCCGGGGCCGACACCTTCGTCGCCGGCTCGGCGGTCTTCGGTGCGAGTGATCCGGATGCTGCGATTGCGAGCCTGCGTGGCATCGCCGCGGTGGCCCACCGGCACTGA
- the trpB gene encoding tryptophan synthase subunit beta — MSLREQHGPFFGEFGGRFMPESLIAAIDELTAVYEQAMSDPAFAAELSHILATYAGRPSALTEVPRFAAHAGGARVFLKREDLNHTGSHKINNVIGQALLTKRLGKTRVIAETGAGQHGVATATAAALFGFDCTIYMGEVDTKRQALNVARMRLLGAEVIPVTTGSRTLKDAINEAYRDWVASVETTNYVFGTAAGPHPFPAMVRDFQKIISEEAREQLLSETGRLPDAVVACVGGGSNAIGMFDAFLDDDGVALYGVEAAGDGVDTERHAASIERGRPGVLHGAKTFVLQDEDGQTVESHSISAGLDYPGVGPEHAWLASIGRAQYIPATDTEAMEALRLLSRTEGIIPAIESAHALAGALRIGRELGPDAIIAVNLSGRGDKDMDTAARWFELYDEGSDPVVEPQHDEAASGEGVEL, encoded by the coding sequence GTGAGCCTGAGAGAACAGCACGGACCGTTCTTCGGCGAGTTCGGCGGCCGGTTCATGCCGGAATCGCTGATCGCCGCCATCGACGAGCTCACGGCCGTGTACGAGCAGGCGATGTCCGATCCGGCCTTCGCCGCCGAGCTGTCGCACATCCTCGCCACCTACGCCGGGCGACCGTCCGCTCTCACCGAAGTGCCGCGATTCGCGGCGCACGCGGGCGGCGCGCGCGTCTTCCTCAAGCGCGAGGACCTCAACCACACCGGGTCGCACAAGATCAACAACGTCATCGGCCAGGCCCTGCTCACCAAGCGCCTCGGCAAGACACGCGTCATCGCCGAGACCGGCGCGGGTCAGCACGGCGTCGCGACCGCGACGGCGGCCGCTCTCTTCGGCTTCGACTGCACGATCTACATGGGCGAGGTCGACACCAAGCGCCAGGCGCTGAACGTCGCCCGCATGCGTCTCCTGGGCGCCGAGGTGATCCCGGTCACCACCGGGTCCCGCACCTTGAAGGACGCGATCAACGAGGCGTACCGCGACTGGGTGGCCTCCGTCGAGACCACCAACTACGTCTTCGGCACGGCGGCCGGTCCGCACCCGTTCCCGGCGATGGTGCGCGACTTCCAGAAGATCATCTCCGAAGAGGCACGCGAACAGCTGCTGTCCGAGACCGGCCGCCTGCCCGACGCCGTGGTGGCGTGCGTGGGCGGCGGCTCGAACGCGATCGGCATGTTCGATGCGTTCCTCGACGACGACGGCGTGGCGCTCTACGGCGTCGAGGCGGCCGGCGACGGAGTCGACACCGAACGCCACGCGGCCTCGATCGAGCGAGGCCGCCCCGGCGTCTTGCACGGTGCGAAGACGTTCGTGCTCCAGGACGAGGACGGCCAGACCGTGGAATCGCACTCGATCTCGGCGGGACTGGACTACCCCGGCGTCGGGCCCGAGCACGCCTGGCTGGCTTCGATCGGCCGCGCGCAGTACATCCCCGCCACCGACACCGAGGCGATGGAAGCGCTGAGGCTGCTCAGTCGCACCGAGGGCATCATCCCCGCCATCGAGTCCGCGCACGCGCTGGCGGGAGCCCTGCGCATCGGACGTGAGCTCGGCCCCGACGCGATCATCGCCGTCAACCTGTCCGGTCGCGGCGACAAGGACATGGACACCGCCGCGCGCTGGTTCGAGCTGTACGACGAGGGGAGCGACCCGGTCGTCGAGCCGCAGCACGACGAGGCGGCCTCCGGCGAGGGCGTGGAGCTGTGA
- the hisI gene encoding phosphoribosyl-AMP cyclohydrolase yields MSESVSEQVARVAFDANGLVAAIIQQHDTREVLMLAWMDAEALRRTLTTGRVTFWSRSRQEYWRKGDTSGHIQLVRGARLDCDGDAVLIFVEQVGAACHTGTRTCFDSDDLDPVVAPS; encoded by the coding sequence ATGAGCGAGTCGGTCAGCGAGCAGGTCGCCCGGGTCGCGTTCGACGCGAACGGCCTGGTCGCCGCGATCATCCAGCAGCACGACACGCGCGAGGTGCTGATGCTCGCGTGGATGGATGCCGAGGCGCTGCGGCGCACGCTCACCACCGGACGCGTGACCTTCTGGTCGCGGTCGCGGCAGGAGTACTGGCGCAAGGGCGACACCTCCGGCCACATCCAGCTCGTGCGGGGGGCGCGTCTTGACTGCGACGGCGACGCCGTGCTGATCTTCGTCGAGCAGGTGGGTGCCGCGTGCCACACGGGCACCCGCACGTGCTTCGACAGCGACGATCTCGATCCCGTGGTGGCGCCGTCGTGA
- the hisF gene encoding imidazole glycerol phosphate synthase subunit HisF, with product MTLARRVIPCLDVAAGRVVKGVNFENLRDMGDPVELARLYFDQGADELTFLDVTATVDGRATTYDVVRRTAEQVFIPLTVGGGIRSVDDVARLLSVGADKVGVNSAAIARPDLLGEIADRFGAQVLVLSLDVKRAPGTESGFVVTTHGGRTATSLDALAWAREAIERGAGELLVNSIDADGTKDGFDLELIGLMRELSGVPVIASGGAGAAEHFAPAVGAGADAVLAASVFHSGQLTIGDVKDALAAADIEVRR from the coding sequence ATGACGTTGGCACGCCGCGTCATCCCGTGCCTCGACGTCGCCGCCGGCCGGGTCGTCAAGGGTGTGAACTTCGAGAACCTGCGCGACATGGGCGACCCTGTCGAGCTCGCACGGCTGTACTTCGACCAGGGCGCCGACGAACTGACCTTCCTCGACGTCACGGCGACCGTGGACGGTCGCGCGACCACCTACGACGTGGTCCGACGCACCGCCGAGCAGGTCTTCATTCCGCTCACGGTGGGGGGCGGCATCCGGTCGGTCGACGACGTGGCGCGCCTGCTCTCGGTCGGGGCCGACAAGGTCGGGGTCAACTCCGCGGCCATCGCCCGGCCCGACCTGCTCGGCGAGATCGCCGACCGTTTCGGCGCGCAGGTACTGGTGCTCTCGCTCGATGTGAAGCGCGCGCCCGGCACCGAGTCCGGGTTCGTCGTCACGACGCACGGCGGACGTACCGCGACCTCCCTCGATGCGCTCGCGTGGGCACGCGAGGCGATCGAACGCGGCGCCGGCGAACTGCTGGTCAACTCGATCGACGCCGACGGCACGAAGGACGGCTTCGACCTCGAGCTGATCGGCCTCATGCGCGAGCTCTCGGGCGTTCCCGTCATCGCCTCCGGCGGAGCCGGCGCGGCCGAGCACTTCGCGCCGGCGGTCGGGGCCGGAGCCGACGCCGTGCTCGCAGCATCCGTGTTCCACTCCGGGCAGCTGACCATCGGCGACGTCAAGGACGCCCTGGCGGCCGCCGACATCGAGGTGCGGCGATGA
- the hisG gene encoding ATP phosphoribosyltransferase, with the protein MLRIAVPNKGSLAETAAEMLAEAGYSGRRDSKDLHVIDPVNEVEFFYLRPKDIATYVGSGALDVGITGRDLLLDARMPGAREIERLGFAGSTFRFAAPTGTFTDIAELAGKRIATSYPGLVDAFLDERGIAVDLVPLDGAVESAVRLGVADAVADVVETGTTLRQAGLEVFGPEILRSEAVLIAGPSDIDGTERLLRRLRGVLVARRYVLVDYDLPAALVDEAVAIAGGIESPTISPLRDPEWVAVRVMVPRASVNTTMDDLYAIGARAILVTAIHNARL; encoded by the coding sequence ATGCTGCGCATCGCCGTCCCGAACAAGGGATCGCTCGCCGAGACCGCCGCCGAGATGCTGGCCGAAGCCGGCTACAGCGGCCGCCGCGATTCCAAAGACCTGCACGTCATCGACCCGGTCAACGAGGTCGAATTCTTCTACCTGCGCCCGAAGGACATCGCGACCTACGTCGGCTCCGGCGCGCTCGACGTCGGCATCACCGGCCGCGATCTCCTGTTGGATGCCCGCATGCCCGGCGCCCGCGAGATCGAGCGCCTCGGATTCGCCGGGTCGACGTTCCGCTTCGCCGCGCCGACCGGCACCTTCACCGATATCGCCGAGCTCGCCGGCAAGCGGATCGCGACCTCCTACCCGGGTCTCGTGGACGCGTTCCTCGACGAACGCGGGATCGCCGTGGACCTCGTCCCGCTCGACGGAGCAGTGGAGTCCGCTGTGCGTCTGGGGGTCGCCGACGCCGTCGCCGACGTCGTCGAGACCGGCACGACCCTGCGTCAGGCGGGGCTCGAGGTCTTCGGTCCCGAGATCCTGCGTTCGGAGGCCGTGCTCATCGCCGGCCCCTCCGATATCGACGGCACCGAGCGGCTGCTGCGACGCCTGCGCGGCGTGCTCGTGGCGCGCCGTTACGTGCTGGTCGACTACGACCTGCCCGCCGCCCTGGTCGATGAGGCCGTCGCGATCGCGGGCGGCATCGAGTCGCCGACGATCTCGCCGTTGCGCGACCCGGAATGGGTCGCCGTCCGCGTCATGGTTCCTCGCGCGAGCGTGAACACGACGATGGACGACCTGTACGCGATCGGCGCGCGGGCGATCCTGGTCACGGCGATCCACAACGCGAGGCTCTGA
- a CDS encoding phosphoribosyl-ATP diphosphatase, with the protein MKTFDALFAELTTIAETRPEGSGTVAQLDRGVHAIGKKIVEEAAEVWMAAEYQSDAETAEEISQLLYHLQVLMISKGLRPEDVYRHL; encoded by the coding sequence GTGAAGACGTTCGACGCCCTGTTCGCAGAGCTCACCACGATCGCCGAGACCCGGCCCGAGGGTTCGGGCACCGTCGCGCAGCTCGATCGCGGCGTGCACGCCATCGGCAAGAAGATCGTCGAAGAGGCGGCCGAGGTCTGGATGGCCGCGGAGTACCAGTCCGACGCCGAGACGGCCGAGGAGATCTCGCAGCTGCTCTACCACCTGCAAGTGCTGATGATCAGCAAGGGGCTGCGCCCCGAGGACGTCTACCGACATCTCTGA
- the lgt gene encoding prolipoprotein diacylglyceryl transferase, translated as MIHAAHTLVASIPSPSVSYIDLGPLRIHFYALCIIAGIIVATLITNHRLTKRGAEPWVVIDIALLAVPLALVGARAFHVLTHPGFYFGPDKNPWAVLFIWEGGIAIFGALLGGAVGAYLGCKWTGIRFWSFADALAPAILLAQAMGRFGNWFNQELFGLPTDLPWGLEIDSDNPAIPAGLAPDTLFHPTFLYEVLWNGLGVLVLLWVGRTAWAQWGKLFGLYLIWYGAGRVVWESIRIDPSEIILGLRTNVWAAIFAVLVGLAVIVVQTRRHPGHEPSPYQLGREWVSPSALQSQSTEDFVDLSAPPTPEAHADSATSAVTSKQ; from the coding sequence ATGATCCACGCTGCACACACGCTCGTCGCGAGCATCCCGAGCCCGTCGGTGAGCTACATCGACCTGGGTCCGCTGCGCATCCACTTCTACGCGCTGTGCATCATCGCGGGCATCATCGTCGCGACCCTCATCACCAACCACCGCCTCACCAAGCGCGGCGCAGAGCCGTGGGTCGTCATCGACATCGCCCTCCTCGCGGTGCCCCTCGCCCTCGTCGGCGCCCGTGCCTTCCACGTCCTGACCCACCCGGGCTTCTACTTCGGCCCCGACAAGAACCCGTGGGCGGTCCTGTTCATCTGGGAGGGCGGCATCGCGATCTTCGGAGCCCTCCTCGGCGGCGCCGTGGGCGCCTACCTGGGCTGCAAGTGGACCGGCATCCGGTTCTGGAGCTTCGCCGACGCGCTCGCGCCGGCGATCCTGCTCGCCCAGGCGATGGGCCGGTTCGGCAACTGGTTCAACCAGGAGCTGTTCGGTCTGCCGACCGACCTGCCCTGGGGTCTCGAGATCGACAGCGACAACCCCGCCATCCCCGCGGGGCTCGCCCCCGACACCCTGTTCCACCCGACGTTCCTCTACGAGGTCCTGTGGAACGGTCTCGGCGTGCTCGTCCTGCTCTGGGTCGGCCGGACGGCGTGGGCGCAGTGGGGCAAGCTCTTCGGCCTCTACCTCATCTGGTACGGCGCCGGCCGCGTGGTGTGGGAGTCGATCCGCATCGATCCGAGCGAGATCATCCTCGGCCTGCGCACCAACGTCTGGGCGGCGATCTTCGCCGTCCTGGTCGGACTGGCCGTCATCGTCGTGCAGACGCGCCGGCACCCGGGACACGAGCCTTCGCCGTATCAGCTGGGGCGCGAATGGGTGTCTCCGAGCGCGCTACAATCGCAGAGCACCGAAGACTTCGTGGATCTGAGCGCACCCCCGACGCCCGAAGCTCACGCAGACAGCGCCACAAGCGCGGTCACCTCGAAGCAGTAG
- a CDS encoding DUF6704 family protein — translation MSNIGDPGHGHSPAAWTAVVIMLLAFALGTLFFWLDMPVLVWASVGLLAVGGIVGFAMSKAGYGAYGDKYISKGH, via the coding sequence ATGAGCAACATCGGCGACCCCGGCCACGGACATTCCCCGGCGGCGTGGACCGCAGTGGTGATCATGCTCCTCGCGTTCGCGCTGGGCACCCTGTTCTTCTGGCTCGACATGCCGGTGCTCGTCTGGGCATCGGTCGGTCTGCTGGCCGTCGGCGGGATCGTCGGCTTCGCGATGTCGAAGGCCGGCTACGGCGCGTACGGCGACAAGTACATCTCGAAGGGGCACTGA
- a CDS encoding Trp biosynthesis-associated membrane protein, giving the protein MTRSTRTPAVLAAVLGGGLAVIGSTQPWLEATLRDGAHAVLPVPGTEALPLVTPLGLAALALGLALSIVGTVLRYVFGAIGVLIGGMLFAASLRIALTAPPEAVVGVVADTTGLTGVAAVEALVSGIAVTAWPWITAVGALLIAAGCVVTLATARSWRSTARRYRTDPAAETARPRGSRPHDAHDPIDSWDDLSRGSDPTA; this is encoded by the coding sequence GTGACGCGGAGCACCCGGACGCCGGCGGTCCTCGCCGCCGTCCTCGGCGGCGGGCTGGCCGTCATCGGTTCGACGCAGCCGTGGCTGGAGGCTACGTTGCGCGACGGGGCCCACGCCGTGCTGCCGGTGCCCGGTACGGAGGCCCTGCCGCTCGTGACGCCCCTGGGGCTCGCGGCGCTCGCCCTCGGACTCGCACTGTCCATCGTGGGGACGGTCCTGCGCTACGTGTTCGGCGCGATCGGCGTCCTCATCGGGGGGATGCTGTTCGCGGCGTCGCTGCGCATCGCCCTCACGGCGCCGCCCGAGGCAGTGGTCGGGGTCGTGGCCGACACCACCGGACTCACCGGCGTCGCGGCGGTCGAGGCCCTCGTCTCGGGGATCGCGGTCACGGCGTGGCCGTGGATCACCGCCGTCGGCGCGCTCCTGATCGCCGCCGGCTGTGTCGTCACCCTGGCCACCGCCCGGTCGTGGCGCAGCACCGCTCGCCGATATCGCACCGACCCCGCCGCCGAGACCGCACGTCCGCGCGGGTCACGCCCGCACGACGCCCACGACCCGATCGATTCGTGGGACGACCTGAGCCGCGGGTCCGATCCCACGGCCTGA
- a CDS encoding RsmB/NOP family class I SAM-dependent RNA methyltransferase: MSPARRVAFEVLRAVDESDAYANLLLPQELRRAGLSAADAALATELTYGTLRRRGTYDAIIEHASGRSVEAIDPPVRDALRLGVHQLLSTRVASHAAVNESVELVRRAGAAGASGFANAVLRRIARDNPGDWLQRVADAARSDDERLGLRYAHPVWIIRAFRRALAAEGRQDELEELLAADNVSPSVTMAALPGLAEIPADASRTPYSPLGFRLGGGDPEPVVRAAGGRIRVQDEGSQLAVLALARARPVRAGERWLDLCAAPGGKTAVLAAEALAGGASLEANEISPVRAKLVRTSVAGVPLEVPVSEEDGRTRAGRGRYDRILVDAPCTGLGALRRRPEARWRKTPADVPDLSTLQRELLTAAVDALAPGGIVAYVTCSPHLAETAAVVADVRRGREDLDELDARAVLRDAARGDLDLPDPGDASGRAQLWPHRHGTDAMSVTLLQRR; this comes from the coding sequence GTGAGCCCGGCGCGTCGCGTCGCGTTCGAAGTGCTGCGGGCCGTCGACGAATCGGACGCGTACGCGAATCTCCTCCTCCCGCAGGAGCTGCGGCGTGCCGGCTTGTCCGCGGCCGACGCGGCACTGGCCACCGAACTCACCTACGGCACGCTGCGGCGTCGGGGCACCTATGACGCCATCATCGAACACGCCTCGGGGCGGTCGGTCGAGGCGATCGACCCGCCGGTGCGGGACGCGCTGCGGCTCGGCGTCCATCAGCTGCTGTCAACCCGGGTCGCCTCGCACGCCGCCGTCAACGAGAGCGTCGAGCTGGTCCGTCGTGCCGGGGCGGCCGGCGCGTCCGGGTTCGCGAACGCCGTGCTGCGCCGTATCGCGCGCGACAACCCGGGCGACTGGCTGCAGCGCGTCGCGGACGCGGCGCGCTCGGACGACGAGCGGTTGGGGCTGCGCTACGCCCACCCGGTCTGGATCATCCGCGCCTTCCGTCGCGCCCTGGCGGCCGAGGGCCGCCAGGACGAGCTCGAGGAGCTCCTCGCCGCCGACAACGTCTCGCCCTCGGTGACGATGGCGGCCCTGCCCGGGCTCGCCGAGATCCCCGCCGACGCGTCGCGGACGCCCTATTCACCGCTGGGCTTCCGCCTCGGTGGCGGCGACCCCGAGCCGGTCGTGAGAGCGGCCGGGGGCCGCATCCGCGTTCAGGACGAGGGCTCGCAGCTCGCCGTCCTCGCGCTCGCCCGCGCACGTCCGGTTCGTGCCGGGGAGCGCTGGCTCGACCTGTGCGCCGCTCCCGGCGGCAAGACGGCCGTGCTGGCCGCCGAAGCGCTCGCGGGCGGTGCGTCGCTGGAGGCGAACGAGATCTCACCGGTGCGGGCGAAGCTCGTCCGGACGTCCGTCGCGGGCGTGCCGCTCGAGGTTCCGGTGTCGGAGGAGGACGGTCGCACGCGCGCCGGGCGTGGTCGCTACGACCGCATCCTCGTCGATGCCCCGTGCACGGGTCTGGGCGCATTGCGACGCCGGCCCGAGGCGCGGTGGCGCAAGACGCCCGCCGACGTGCCCGACCTGTCGACGCTCCAGCGCGAGCTGCTCACCGCCGCGGTCGATGCCCTCGCGCCCGGGGGGATCGTGGCGTACGTGACCTGCTCGCCGCATCTGGCCGAGACCGCCGCCGTCGTCGCCGACGTCCGACGCGGGCGCGAGGACCTCGACGAGCTCGACGCGCGAGCGGTGCTCCGCGATGCGGCGCGCGGCGACCTCGATCTGCCGGACCCGGGCGACGCGTCGGGGCGAGCCCAGCTCTGGCCTCATCGCCACGGCACCGATGCGATGTCGGTCACGCTGCTTCAGCGACGATGA